Below is a genomic region from bacterium.
CGGGAACCGACCGGTCATGATGCGCGACGCGCGGGGGGCGGAGGCCGGGAATCACCGGAGCCTCGGCCGCCTCATCAGCCGGATCGAAAACAATCCGGCCGCCGCGGGCCCGATCGTCGCGGACCTCTGGAGCCGGACCGGCCGCGCCCGGCGCGTCGGGATTACCGGGCCGCCCGGGGTGGGCAAGAGCACGCTCGCCGACCACCTCATTACGGCGGCGCGGGGCGACGGGCTCACGGTCGCCGTCATCGCCGTCGATCCGTCCAGCCCGTTTTCCGGCGGCGCGATTCTCGGCGACCGCGTGCGGATGCTGCGGCACAGCGGCGATTCGGGCGTGTACATCCGGAGCATGGCGGCGCGCGCGCACCTCGGCGGGCTCGCCGCCGCGACCCGGGACGTCGCCTACGTGCTCGAGGCGTTCGGGTTCGATCTCATCCTGGTGGAGACCGTGGGCGTCGGCCAGAGCGAACTCGAGATCATGGGCCTCGCGGACACGGTCGTCGTCGTCACGGCCCCCGGGCTCGGGGACGCCGTGCAGACGCTCAAGGCCGGCATCCTTGAGATCGCGGACGTGCTCGTCGTCAATAAGGCGGACCGGCCGGGGGCCCGGGAGACCGCGATGCAGCTGCGCGAGATGCGCAGGCTCGTGCCGTCCCACGAGGCGTGGGACGTCCCCATCCTCGAGACGGCGGCCGCCACGGGCGCCGGCACCGCCGAGCTGTGGGACGCCATTCGCCGGCACGGC
It encodes:
- the meaB gene encoding methylmalonyl Co-A mutase-associated GTPase MeaB, with translation MMRDARGAEAGNHRSLGRLISRIENNPAAAGPIVADLWSRTGRARRVGITGPPGVGKSTLADHLITAARGDGLTVAVIAVDPSSPFSGGAILGDRVRMLRHSGDSGVYIRSMAARAHLGGLAAATRDVAYVLEAFGFDLILVETVGVGQSELEIMGLADTVVVVTAPGLGDAVQTLKAGILEIADVLVVNKADRPGARETAMQLREMRRLVPSHEAWDVPILETAAATGAGTAELWDAIRRHGEYLIESGELGARRERRAEREVLELVEAALASRVRDTLHGRGGPAEILARARRREADPHSAAKAILDRLVPPGNS